The window GCATGGTCTCTCAGATCGCACTCGGCGTCGCCACGGGCGGCACCAGCCTCTTCGCGCAGCTCGCGATGCAGGTCGTTTCGTCGGTCATCCAGGAAGCGATCCAGACGGTCGGCGACCAGCTCGGTCTGCCGCAGCCGCTGATCGACATGGCGCAGGGCGCAGCGGCCGGTTCGGTCGGCGATTTCCAGGGCGCGATCCAGAACTCGCAGGAATCGGCGCAGGGCTGGGCGGATGCGCTGGGCGACATGCTCAATGCCAGCCCGTCGGATCGTGGCGACATGCAGCGCCAGATGGACGAACTGAGCCAGGCGATCCAGGGCGCGGTCCGCGAGGCCTGGGAAAATGCGGAGCGCAGCGGCTCGTCGAAGGGTCCGCGTTCGTGGCTGCAGGCGATCGCCGAAGCCATCGGCAAGGCTGTCGATCGCAAGGCCGACGAGATGAACAAGCTGGCCGAGAGCGCGGACGAAAGCCGCGAAGCGACGACCGACTATCAGGTCTCGGTGCAGGAGTTCAACCTGCTGATGAGCACCATGACCAACACGATCAAGTCGATCGGCGAAGCGCTCTCGACGATGGCGCGCAAGCAGTAATCGCCTGTCGCAATGCGATACGAGGTGCCGGGCCCGCGACGAGCGGTGCCCGGCATCTTCATCTTTTATGGCACCTTCTTTTGGCGTCGCCCGTTAGGTGCTTTGGCCGTAACGATCGTGGAGTTTCATATGGTTAGCGTTCGCAGCATGGTGGGCCGGGCGGTTCTGGGCCTGAGTGGCGCGGTGCTGATCGCGCAACCTGCCTTCGCGCAGGACTATATGGATCAGGTGATCGACCAGAATTTCCAGTCGATGAGCCTCTACGCCGGCAGCGTCCCGATCGAATATGAGGCCAAACGCGCGTTCAAGAGCCGCGTCAGCAGTGCGCGCCCCGCGCCGCGCGGGCTGGCCGCAGCTTTTTCGGGCGGCGGCGGCGGGGCGGCTGCCTCGGCTGCGCCGATCCCGCTGACCTATTCGTCGACCCCCGCGATCCGCAAGCAGGCGATGGCCGAGTTCCTGGGCCGCGTGCGGCAGAAGAATCCGGCGCATGCGAGTGCGGCCGCCGCGCAGTTCGCCAAGCATGATTATGCCAAGATCTGGCAGGGGATCGTCGCGCCCTTCGGCCTCAAGAGCAACGATGCGGGCGATGCGATGACCGCCTATCTCGTGCTCGGCTGGATGATCGTGAACGGTGCCGGCGATCCCTCGCCAGCCGACGTGCGCGGGGTGCGTTCGCAGATCGGCACCGCCTTGTCGCGCGACAGCCGCTTCAACAGCCCGTCGGGCCGCGCGAAGCTGGGCGAGGAGTTCAAGATCCTGTTCGTCACGCTCCATTCGGGCTGGCAATCGGCGCGCAAGGAGGGGAATCTCTCCCAATATGGCCGCGGCGTTTCGCAGATGATGCTCCAGCAGTCGGGCATCGACCTGTCGAGCGTCGCGCTGCGCGGTGGCTTCGTGCCCAAGCGCGGCTAATCCATCCGATTATGGCGGAGGTGCGCGGCGGCGCGCATCTTCGCGGGTGAAAGGAGCCTGCCATGAGTATCGTATTCGGCCTCATCCAGACGTCCCCGAACAAGACCGACAATGCCTGGAACGGCGATTTCGGATCGCAGGGTTCGGTGAAGAAGGACGGCGCGGACTCCGCGATCCGCGCGCTCGCGACATCGTCGCTGCGCACGCTGCCCTGGGTGCTCGAACGGCTGACCGACGACAGCTGTCCGCTCGGCCGCCCGCTGGGTAGCCCCGGAACGCTGGCCCGGTTCGAATCCGATAATCCGGCCGATCCGCAGGCTCCCGACAATCGTTATGGGCCAGAACAGCCCCGTTGACCTCACGACGCGGCGGCTGACGCTGCGTCCGATCGGCGCGGCCGATTTGTTCGCGATCGCCGCGCTCCACGCCGATCCGCGTGTCGCGCACCAGCTGGTCGATGGCGTGCCCGACGATGGCCTCAAGGCGCTGCAATTCCTGCGCTGGAACGCGCCGCTGCGCGATGCCGGGATCGGCACCTTCGCGGTGCGCCGGCATGGCGAGGTCGATCTGATCGGCCTGTTCTCGCTCACCCCCTTTCGCGACGATCCCGCGCTGCTCGAACTCGGCGGCAAGCTCGCGCCTTCCGCATGGCGCGGCGGGCTGGCGGTCGAGGCGGGGGCGGCGATGATCGATCATGCGATCGGCACGTTGGGGCGCGATCGGCTGGTCAGCGCCTTCCATCCCGATCATCGCGCAGTGCCTTTCTCGCTCGCTCGACTGGGCTTCGTCGATGCGGGTCGCGACACCTTGTTCGGCCGCGACGTGCGGATCATGGCGCTCGATGCCGCCGACTGGCGCGCGCAGGGCAGGAAGCCGCTCCCGCCCCGGCAGGCGCGCACTAATCTTACCGATTATGGGCGTGGCGACGGGATCGCGGCATAAGGGCGACAGGGTGGTTGCCGCCACGCCTGCGCGCCTAGTCGTTTCGACTATGGCGGGCATTCGGTGTCGGCCCCACCTGATGGTTCGATAGGACGAAGATGATGACGTTTATTGGCATAAACCAGGCTTCCGCGGCGCTGCCCATCGGGCAGGCGAGCGGTGCCGTCGCCAAGGATCTGGCGGCCGCGGCGATCGGTGAGATCGGCCACCGGCTGCTCGCCTGGGTCGGCGCGAGCGGTGGCGCCAGCACGTCGGGCGCGGCCTCTTGGAGCGCGTCGGTCGGTGCGAGTGATTTCCGCCCCGATGCGTCGGAGCTGGCGCGCGGCGGCGACGTCTATGATCTGAACGGCCTCGCGTCGTCGATCGCTGGCCAGACCGGCGCGACCCCCACCGAAGAAGGTGACCTGCGCCGCGCGCTGGAGGATTTCACCCGCGCTGCCGTGGTCCAGGTCGCGGGCCTTGCAGGTGCGGACGGCGATCAGCAGGTCGCGGGCCTGCGCACCGCGCTCGACGTCGCGGGCTCGGCCGATGTCGGCGAAGGCGCTTCGGGCGTCGTCGCCCGGCTCGAACTCGCGACGCGCGGCCTTGCCGCAGCCAACGGCGGGTAAGAGGCACGCATGGTAAGCCCGATCAGTGGAGCATCGTCGTCGGCCAGCCTGAATCGGCTGGCGGCGATGGATCGCGCCGATGACGGGGCCGATGCCGGGCTTTCGACGCAAAGCAGCCTCGATCGGCTTCTTAATCGCGTGTCGCCGCTCGATCGGCTGGTCGCAGATGCCGGACCGCTGGGCAAATTCCGCACCGATGCGCCCGATGCGCTGCCGTCGGGGACGTCCAGCTTCACCTCGCGGATTAACGACACGATTAACCGCCTCGCGGCGCGCCTCGGCATTCCCGCCGAACGCGTGCTGACCGGCAATCCCACCCGAACGCCCGAACTGGCGCCGCAGCAGCCGACCGAGCTGCCGCCGGGCGCCAATGCCGCCGCGCCCGACACCCGCATCGCCGATCCGCGTCCTGCGGTCGCCACCGACGCGGATAATCGTACGGCGCGCACGATCGCGGGGAACCCGACGCCAGCATAAGCGTGTTTGCCATCACCGACCCCGCGTCATCGGAGGATCCATGAAGCTGCCTCTCCTCGCCCTGACCGTTGCCGTTTCGACCACCGCGATTCTCTCCCTCCCCGCCACCGCCGCCCGCCGCGCCCCCGCCGGGCCGCAGCTCAAGGTCGTGACGTCGGGCAGCGAACAGGCGCTGCAGCTGGGCGCGACCGTGCTGTCGCGTCCCTTCGGCGCGCAGCTGATCGACCGGATGACCGTCACCGGGCGCTATCCGTTCAAGGGCGGCCATTATTTCCTGGTCGAAGGGCAGGGCGGAAGTGAGTGCCCCGCGCGCTATGTGGTCGTGCAGGCGCCGACCGGGCAGACGCCGACCGTATCGGCGCCGTTCGGCACCTGCAGCACCGGCGCTTCGGCTTCGGCTCGCACCGGCGCACTCGTCATCACGATGCCGGGCCAGCCGGGCGGCGGCAGCTTCGTGCGCTATGCCTATGCGCAGGGCGCGGTGAAGCCGATTGCGGGCGATCCTGAAATGGCCGAGGCGGCGGTCGCCCCGCCGCTCGCGCAGTGCGTCGATTATGGCACGGCCAGCGCCGCCGGCCCGGCCGACTATCGCACCGAACTCGATCGCAGCCTTCCGACCGACTGGCGCAAGCGTTCGCGCATCGCCAAGGCCGAAGTGAGCCAGGAGCAGCTGCGCGGCCTCGTCTCCAGCCTCGCCTGCCTTGCGACCTGGCCGGGGGCGGAGCGCAGCGTCACCAAGGCGGCGGTCCCGCTTTTCTCCAGCAGCCGTTACGGCAAGGCGTCGTTCGCGGCGCTCGACACCACGGCGCGCGATCTCGATTCCGATCCGGGCCTGCGCGCCAATGCACGCGCCTTTGCCGCCAACATGCACTTTTTGGTCGACCGGCGGGAGGCGTTCTAAGCGTTCCGATTAGCGACTAGGGCGCCGGTCGCGGCCTATTCTCCATCCATGATCGAGAAGGATGGAGCAGAGGCATGACCGGCGTTTCCTCGGTATCGAGCACCCAATATTCGGCCTATGCGGGCGGTTCGACGCAGGGCGACTATACTGTCAAATCGGGCGA is drawn from Sphingomonas crocodyli and contains these coding sequences:
- a CDS encoding GNAT family N-acetyltransferase, which gives rise to MGQNSPVDLTTRRLTLRPIGAADLFAIAALHADPRVAHQLVDGVPDDGLKALQFLRWNAPLRDAGIGTFAVRRHGEVDLIGLFSLTPFRDDPALLELGGKLAPSAWRGGLAVEAGAAMIDHAIGTLGRDRLVSAFHPDHRAVPFSLARLGFVDAGRDTLFGRDVRIMALDAADWRAQGRKPLPPRQARTNLTDYGRGDGIAA
- a CDS encoding DUF6683 family protein, producing MVSVRSMVGRAVLGLSGAVLIAQPAFAQDYMDQVIDQNFQSMSLYAGSVPIEYEAKRAFKSRVSSARPAPRGLAAAFSGGGGGAAASAAPIPLTYSSTPAIRKQAMAEFLGRVRQKNPAHASAAAAQFAKHDYAKIWQGIVAPFGLKSNDAGDAMTAYLVLGWMIVNGAGDPSPADVRGVRSQIGTALSRDSRFNSPSGRAKLGEEFKILFVTLHSGWQSARKEGNLSQYGRGVSQMMLQQSGIDLSSVALRGGFVPKRG